The nucleotide sequence GTTAAAATGAATGGAAAAAACtttaatgataaaaatgaataattagtttccttatcattattatttatttttttatttttttcttcgTCTTCTTTAATGTTTGTTGTTTTATTTGATTCTTctcttatatatatattctttttttttaacacATTTGTATAACTTTtgtgtttatttttttcactTGAAAAAGAAGTAGCACTAaaactattattattactattattactattattattattattattatttattatttttttttcttcattatttattgagtgacttattaaaatgttattcttatttttgTCATATTTTCTGAAACATTCcataaaatttaaatgaaataggattaacaaaatgaaatatattttcttcatttcttatcaaccttttttttttttttttttcttaaaaacATCTGCgaaatatgtatattttacaCAATGCcttcattaaaaaaatctatatttctaataaaaaaaaaaataaataaaataaaataaaacatataaataattatatatatatatatatatatatatatatatatatcatgtatatgtgttttttcttttttattatttatttacttaTAACGTTATTATGAAcattttacttttatacAACCCATTCATTGTTAAGGgttgtattaatatattcttatatataataatacattttatctatctttttaatatttgtataatatttgttaaTTGCTTGCCTTCATATAATTACACATCttcaaatatttatatatcactacttttattatattattataataaaaaaaatgttatttttctttatctttcaactaatatatatattatataaaacacCTGTGCATGCAAGTGctaaaaaattatcattttatattccagccatatttattttatatatatatatatacatacataccTTTCATGTATGcataataaagatattctacaaaaaatatattattaagcACTTCGCATATATgttatcaatatatatataatattatatatatatgtaaataataaggagtaatatattattttactgtataaataattttaagaACAACTATTAATCACAatgaaaaaggaaaaaaaaagataaacaggaaaaataaaaaaaaaaaaaaataaaataataaaaataataaaaatagataattacataatatatattatattcaagatgtttttatttgaaaatTAAACACTTGgttcttttttaatatatataattataataattgcATTATTCTATTATctacaatatatatatatatatatatatttatatattttgttattaaatct is from Plasmodium reichenowi strain SY57 chromosome 5, whole genome shotgun sequence and encodes:
- a CDS encoding apical rhoptry neck protein, putative, which codes for MKKIYFILLILFHLNFMECFRKYDKNKNNILISHSINNEEKKIINNNNNNNSNNSNNNSFSATSFSSEKNKHKSYTNVLKKKNIYIREESNKTTNIKEDEEKNKKINNNDKETNYSFLSLKFFPFILTSLLHTGINQIPRNTEIELYEFEKSPMIRHMLVAEERKNAYTYMFFIVISFVVVVLIALFIFKFFFNL